A stretch of Alligator mississippiensis isolate rAllMis1 chromosome 14, rAllMis1, whole genome shotgun sequence DNA encodes these proteins:
- the TMEM248 gene encoding transmembrane protein 248 isoform X2 has protein sequence MFCINPLENLKVYISSRPPLVVFMISVSAMAIAFLTLGYFFKIKEIKSPEMTEDWNTFLLRFNDLDFCISENETLKHLINDTTTPESTVTSGQARSSTQSPQTLEDSGPINISVTITLTLDPLKPFGGYSRNVTHLSSTIFGHQIGLSGRESHEEINITFTLPAAWNSDDCVLHGHCEQVVFTTCMTVTAASNVFPVTVQPPHCVPETYSNATLWYKIFTTARDSNTKYAQDYNPFWCYKGAIGKVYHALNPKLTVIVPDDDRSLINLHLMHTSYFLFVMVITMFCYAVIKGRPSKLRQSNTEFCPEKVALSEA, from the exons ATGTTCTGCATAAACCCTTTGGAGAACCTGAAGGTTTATATCAGTAGTCGACCTCCTCTTGTGGTCTTCATGATCAGCGTAAGCGCCATGGCAATAGCTTTTCTGACACTGGGTTACTTCTTTAAAATCAAAGAGATCAAGTCTCCGGAGATGACAGAG GACTGGAATACTTTCCTCCTGAGGTTTAATGATTTGGACTTCTGTATATCAGAAAATGAAACCTTAAAGCATCTCATCAACGACACTACGACTCCAGAAAGTACAGTGACTAGTGGACAAGCCAGATCATCTACACAGTCACCACAGACTCTTGAGGACTCTGGCCCAATAAACATCTCTGTTACAATCACTCTGACACTGGACCCACTCAAACCATTTGGCGGGTACTCCCGTAATGTCACACATTTAAGTTCCACAATTTTTGGGCACCAAATTGGACTTTCAG GCAGAGAATCCCACGAGGAGATAAACATTACAttcaccctgcctgctgcttggaaTTCAGACGACTGTGTTCTCCATGGGCACTGTGAGCAGGTGGTATTCACAACCTGTATGACTGTCACAGCAGCCAGCAATGTGTTTCCTGTCACAGT tcAGCCACCACATTGTGTCCCAGAAACATACAGCAATGCTACACTCTGGTACAAGATTTTTACTACAGCCAGGGACTCGAATACAAAATATGCACAAGATTATAACCCGTTCTGGTGTTACAAAGGAGCCATTGGAAAGGTCTATCATGCTTTAAATCCCAAGCTAACTGTTATAGTTCCAGAT GATGATCGCTCCCTAATAAACTTGCATCTCATGCATACCAGTTATTTTCTCTTTGTGATGGTGATTACAATGTTCTGCTATGCAGTTATTAAAGGTAGACCAAGCAAACTAAGACAAAGCAATACAGAATTCTGCCCTGAAAAA gttGCTTTGTCAGAAGCATAA
- the TMEM248 gene encoding transmembrane protein 248 isoform X1 translates to MLCADLIRIMFCINPLENLKVYISSRPPLVVFMISVSAMAIAFLTLGYFFKIKEIKSPEMTEDWNTFLLRFNDLDFCISENETLKHLINDTTTPESTVTSGQARSSTQSPQTLEDSGPINISVTITLTLDPLKPFGGYSRNVTHLSSTIFGHQIGLSGRESHEEINITFTLPAAWNSDDCVLHGHCEQVVFTTCMTVTAASNVFPVTVQPPHCVPETYSNATLWYKIFTTARDSNTKYAQDYNPFWCYKGAIGKVYHALNPKLTVIVPDDDRSLINLHLMHTSYFLFVMVITMFCYAVIKGRPSKLRQSNTEFCPEKVALSEA, encoded by the exons ATGCTCTGT GCGGATCTAATCAGAATAATGTTCTGCATAAACCCTTTGGAGAACCTGAAGGTTTATATCAGTAGTCGACCTCCTCTTGTGGTCTTCATGATCAGCGTAAGCGCCATGGCAATAGCTTTTCTGACACTGGGTTACTTCTTTAAAATCAAAGAGATCAAGTCTCCGGAGATGACAGAG GACTGGAATACTTTCCTCCTGAGGTTTAATGATTTGGACTTCTGTATATCAGAAAATGAAACCTTAAAGCATCTCATCAACGACACTACGACTCCAGAAAGTACAGTGACTAGTGGACAAGCCAGATCATCTACACAGTCACCACAGACTCTTGAGGACTCTGGCCCAATAAACATCTCTGTTACAATCACTCTGACACTGGACCCACTCAAACCATTTGGCGGGTACTCCCGTAATGTCACACATTTAAGTTCCACAATTTTTGGGCACCAAATTGGACTTTCAG GCAGAGAATCCCACGAGGAGATAAACATTACAttcaccctgcctgctgcttggaaTTCAGACGACTGTGTTCTCCATGGGCACTGTGAGCAGGTGGTATTCACAACCTGTATGACTGTCACAGCAGCCAGCAATGTGTTTCCTGTCACAGT tcAGCCACCACATTGTGTCCCAGAAACATACAGCAATGCTACACTCTGGTACAAGATTTTTACTACAGCCAGGGACTCGAATACAAAATATGCACAAGATTATAACCCGTTCTGGTGTTACAAAGGAGCCATTGGAAAGGTCTATCATGCTTTAAATCCCAAGCTAACTGTTATAGTTCCAGAT GATGATCGCTCCCTAATAAACTTGCATCTCATGCATACCAGTTATTTTCTCTTTGTGATGGTGATTACAATGTTCTGCTATGCAGTTATTAAAGGTAGACCAAGCAAACTAAGACAAAGCAATACAGAATTCTGCCCTGAAAAA gttGCTTTGTCAGAAGCATAA